The following is a genomic window from Mycobacterium parmense.
CGGTGGAATCGATGGCCCTGGTGATATCCTCGCGCTGCTCGTTGAGCCGGGCGGTGAAGGTGTCCAGCTTGCCGAGGAAAGCCCGGATCTGGTCGCCGCGCCCGTTGAGGACGTCGTACACCTCGTTCTGCACCACTTCGAGGTTGGGGATGCCACCCCCTCGAATCACCATCGCGATGCTGGCCAGGGTCTGCTCGGTCGTCGGGTAGGCCGACGAATTCTGCAGCGGGATGGTGTCGCCGTCCCCGAGCAACTCCGGCGCGGGGTTGGGGGGCGCGGCCAGTTCGATGTGCTGAGAACCCAGAAGACTGGTCTGCCCGATCTTGGCGGTCGCGTTCTTGGGTAACTTGACGCTCTTGTCCACCCGCAGCGTCAGTGTGGCGACCCAGTCCTTGAGCCGGATCGCGCGCACCGTACCGACGAAGACGTCGGCCACCCGCACCCGGCTGTTGTCGTTGAGGGCAAGTGTGTCGGGCATCTGCACGTAAACGGTGTAAGAGCCGGGACCGCTGCCCGGTCCACCGGGCATCGGCACGTTCGCGATGCCGTGCCATTTCGCGCACGACGTCACGACCGTCGCGGCCACCAGGAGGGCGAGCCCCTGCCGAACCCGTGCGCACGAGGGTTGCCTCACGAGCCCGGCCCCGTCGACTTCGCGGGCAGCACCGGGTACTCGTCGTACGAATTCGGCGGCCCCGGCGGGGTTTGCAGCCCGGCGGGTGGTGGTCCGGCGTCCGGGCCGCCCATCAATTCGTCCAGCGACTCCGGCGTCATCAGGCCCGCCGTGACCGGCCCGACCTGTTCGCCCTGCATCCCCGGCGCCGCTGTCCAGCCGGGCTGGGTGTTGCGGTGCGAGAACGGGGTATCGGGCACCCAGATC
Proteins encoded in this region:
- a CDS encoding virulence factor Mce family protein, with translation MRQPSCARVRQGLALLVAATVVTSCAKWHGIANVPMPGGPGSGPGSYTVYVQMPDTLALNDNSRVRVADVFVGTVRAIRLKDWVATLTLRVDKSVKLPKNATAKIGQTSLLGSQHIELAAPPNPAPELLGDGDTIPLQNSSAYPTTEQTLASIAMVIRGGGIPNLEVVQNEVYDVLNGRGDQIRAFLGKLDTFTARLNEQREDITRAIDSTDRLLAYVGPRSDVLDRVLTEFPPLIKHFADKQKLLIDAVNATGRLSGVADEYLSASRNDLHQDLVALQCPLRELGRAAPYLVRALKLILVRPFDIDAVPKSFRGDYFNLSLTLDLTLSAVDNAVLTGTGFSGALRALEQSWGRDPNTMIPDVRYTPNPNDAPGGPLVVRADRQC